A window of Nicotiana tabacum cultivar K326 chromosome 24, ASM71507v2, whole genome shotgun sequence contains these coding sequences:
- the LOC107807790 gene encoding uncharacterized protein LOC107807790, whose amino-acid sequence MLAPSVLVQLPKHPLSFEQESLQWEKPWLRFLSPCFTDPGHGLHDIESPMKGMEMALTSCPCFLTRMIDEELISASHRVLQLLALKLEQARCFLPSHSMVAPETEEEFESMFSSLSPEPIFPTNLDQPALFFLSCIKMCINHLTMSKPITKGYKDLQGSNGASSRQVCNNWITAMSKRLVFTCKCSISLGLAVLLGLLFNRENGYWSGLTLAISFETGKLAIFTVANARAQGTALGSVYGILGCSVFQNFAKLRFIALIPWIIFTSILRHSKMYSTAGGDAAVIGALLILGRKGYGPPSEFAIARLTEALIGLSCFVIIELVFQPTRAATLAKNHLYLCLETLKVCTKQIVLDSGQNDFIEKQRHLNSQVEDLQKFIVDAELEPGFWFTPFPASCYQKLHKSLSNVMHLLYFMANSIESLSQTLHSRDDDRKDIQEHINRDIEIIKEALSSSMSYIGKTISIRLLRASQDQPEEQICYDLEEGKSQCEYTTSSMSDKEQKTLSYILEHSKEVADKTTSIEGNGELTRKTVLCWCSIGFCMRCLMNEVKDIEEGMKELVNWEDPLGNPFH is encoded by the coding sequence ATGTTAGCCCCTTCAGTGTTAGTTCAATTACCTAAACACCCACTTTCATTTGAACAGGAGAGTTTACAGTGGGAGAAACCCTGGCTAAGATTCTTAAGTCCCTGCTTCACAGACCCAGGACATGGTTTGCATGATATAGAAAGTCCAATGAAGGGAATGGAAATGGCTTTAACTTCTTGTCCTTGTTTTCTAACTAGAATGATAGATGAAGAGCTGATAAGCGCCTCACATCGTGTGCTACAGTTGCTTGCTCTAAAACTGGAGCAAGCTAGGTGCTTTTTGCCATCCCATTCAATGGTAGCTCCAGAAACAGAAGAAGAGTTTGAGAGTATGTTTTCCAGCTTGTCCCCTGAGCCAATTTTCCCGACGAACCTAGATCAACCAGCACTTTTCTTCTTGTCTTGTATCAAAATGTGCATAAATCATTTAACCATGAGTAAACCTATAACTAAAGGATACAAAGATTTACAAGGAAGTAATGGAGCTAGCTCTAGACAAGTCTGCAACAATTGGATTACGGCCATGAGCAAAAGACTGGTATTCACATGCAAGTGTTCAATTTCTTTAGGTCTGGCTGTGCTACTTGGTCTGCTATTTAATAGAGAAAATGGATACTGGTCAGGCCTTACCTTAGCAATCAGCTTTGAAACAGGAAAACTAGCAATTTTTACAGTTGCAAATGCTCGAGCACAAGGAACAGCTCTAGGATCAGTCTACGGGATACTAGGCTGCagtgtttttcaaaattttgcaaAACTAAGGTTCATAGCCCTGATCCCTTGGATTATTTTTACCTCAATTCTGAGGCACAGTAAGATGTACTCTACAGCAGGAGGAGATGCAGCAGTCATTGGAGCATTACTAATTTTGGGCAGAAAGGGTTATGGTCCCCCAAGTGAATTTGCCATCGCTAGACTCACCGAGGCCTTGATTGGATTATCATGTTTTGTTATCATCGAGCTTGTTTTTCAACCTACAAGAGCAGCTACTCTTGCAAAAAATCATCTTTATCTGTGTTTGGAAACACTAAAAGTTTGCACTAAACAAATTGTCCTGGATTCAGGGCAGAATGACTTTATAGAGAAGCAAAGGCATCTGAATTCTCAAGTAGAGGACTTGCAAAAGTTCATAGTAGATGCAGAGTTGGAACCTGGTTTCTGGTTTACGCCTTTTCCTGCTTCTTGCTACCAAAAGCTCCATAAATCTCTATCAAACGTCATGCACCTACTGTATTTCATGGCCAACAGTATAGAATCCCTCTCACAAACATTACATAGCCGTGATGATGATAGAAAGGATATTCAAGAACACATTAACAGGGACATAGAGATTATCAAGGAAGCTCTAAGCTCTTCAATGAGCTATATCGGGAAAACCATTTCAATCAGACTTTTAAGAGCTTCCCAAGATCAGCCAGAAGAGCAGATCTGTTATGACCTTGAGGAGGGAAAGTCACAATGTGAGTATACAACTTCTTCTATGAGTGATAAGGAACAGAAAACTTTAAGTTATATTCTTGAACACTCAAAGGAGGTTGCTGATAAGACGACGTCCATTGAAGGCAATGGAGAGCTCACAAGAAAGACGGTTCTTTGTTGGTGTTCCATAGGATTTTGTATGAGATGTTTGATGAACGAAGTAAAAGATATAGAGGAGGGTATGAAAGAATTGGTGAACTGGGAAGATCCATTAGGCAACCCTTTTCATTAA